Proteins encoded by one window of Longimicrobiales bacterium:
- a CDS encoding acetyl-CoA C-acetyltransferase, whose protein sequence is MSTQGQSKDIVFLSGRRTPFGSFGGSLKDFSATDLGVHAAKSALKEAGVDPADIGHVIFGNALQTSGDAIYLARHVGLRAGVPIEVPALTLNRLCGSGFQAIVTGAEQILLGETEAALCGGAESMSQAPHVVRGARWGDLRLGEPGGNFEDLLWTALTDTQCDLSMAQTAEKLAEQYGITREVADEVAVRSQQRAKKAWDEGRMQTEVEPVAVKTRKGEVMFNADEHMRPDASMEALGALRPYFRKDGLVTAGNASGIGDGAAAVVIAGADWAERKGLKPIGRLVSWGIAGVDPAIMGIGPAPAARKALDRAGMPLDAMDLVDINEAFAPQFAAVAKELGLDPEKTNVNGGAIAITHPLAASGARITVNLLHELRHRGGRYGLGAACIGGGQGMAVVVEAL, encoded by the coding sequence ATGAGTACTCAGGGCCAGTCGAAAGACATCGTGTTTCTCTCCGGCCGGCGGACACCGTTCGGCTCGTTTGGCGGTTCGCTCAAGGACTTCAGCGCAACGGACCTCGGCGTCCACGCGGCGAAGTCGGCGCTCAAGGAAGCGGGCGTGGACCCAGCCGATATCGGTCACGTCATATTCGGCAATGCGCTGCAGACATCGGGCGATGCGATCTATCTCGCGCGACACGTCGGCCTGCGGGCTGGCGTCCCGATTGAAGTGCCGGCGCTCACACTGAATCGCCTGTGCGGCTCCGGCTTCCAGGCCATCGTGACCGGTGCCGAGCAGATCCTGCTGGGCGAGACGGAGGCAGCGCTGTGCGGAGGAGCGGAGAGCATGAGCCAGGCGCCGCATGTTGTCCGTGGCGCGCGCTGGGGCGACCTGCGACTCGGCGAGCCGGGCGGCAACTTCGAGGACCTGTTGTGGACGGCGCTGACGGATACGCAGTGCGACCTGTCCATGGCGCAGACGGCGGAGAAGCTCGCGGAGCAGTATGGCATTACGCGGGAGGTGGCCGACGAGGTCGCGGTGCGTTCGCAGCAGCGGGCGAAGAAGGCGTGGGACGAGGGTCGCATGCAGACGGAGGTCGAGCCTGTCGCGGTGAAGACGCGCAAAGGCGAGGTCATGTTCAATGCGGACGAGCACATGCGGCCGGACGCGAGCATGGAAGCGCTCGGCGCGCTCCGTCCCTATTTCCGGAAGGACGGTCTGGTCACGGCAGGCAACGCGAGCGGCATTGGCGACGGTGCCGCGGCAGTTGTGATCGCCGGCGCGGACTGGGCGGAGCGGAAGGGGCTGAAGCCGATCGGCCGGCTCGTCAGCTGGGGCATCGCGGGAGTGGATCCGGCGATCATGGGTATCGGCCCTGCCCCTGCGGCGCGCAAGGCACTCGACCGTGCGGGAATGCCGCTCGATGCGATGGACCTCGTCGACATCAACGAGGCGTTCGCACCGCAGTTCGCCGCAGTCGCGAAGGAGCTCGGGCTCGACCCGGAAAAGACGAACGTGAACGGCGGCGCCATCGCAATCACGCACCCGCTCGCCGCATCGGGCGCGCGAATCACGGTGAACCTGCTGCACGAGCTGCGTCACCGCGGCGGCCGCTACGGTCTGGGTGCCGCCTGCATCGGCGGCGGACAGGGCATGGCGGTGGTCGTCGAAGCGCTGTAG
- a CDS encoding slipin family protein has translation MIDLIVPLGIAAVAAVSVIASSLRVLREYERGVVFRLGRLTRARGPGLIFLLPLGLERMVKVPLRIVAMDIPPQDVITRDNVSIKVNAVVYFRVADPEKATIIIEDYLFATSQLAQTTLRSVVGHAELDQLLAERDHLNDMIRRIIDEGTDPWGIDVTAVEIKDIDLPHEMQRAMARQAEAERERRAKVIAAEGELQASEKLTEAARVLQQQPAALQLRYLQTVAEIATENNSTTLFPIPIDLFRPFIERAAGAAGSGSADAARQPALPLPRIDAASSSAADKRAEAERAELKGPDEPAAGPRG, from the coding sequence ATGATCGACTTGATCGTTCCGCTGGGAATCGCGGCGGTTGCCGCTGTCAGCGTGATCGCATCGTCGTTGCGGGTGCTGCGCGAGTACGAGCGCGGTGTGGTGTTCCGTCTGGGCCGACTCACGCGGGCGCGGGGGCCGGGACTCATCTTCCTGCTCCCGCTCGGGCTCGAGCGGATGGTGAAGGTGCCGCTGCGCATCGTCGCCATGGATATCCCGCCCCAGGATGTGATCACGCGTGACAACGTATCGATCAAGGTGAACGCGGTCGTCTATTTCCGCGTGGCCGATCCGGAAAAGGCGACGATCATCATCGAGGATTATCTGTTCGCGACGAGTCAGCTCGCGCAGACCACGCTGCGCAGTGTGGTGGGTCATGCCGAGCTGGACCAGCTGCTGGCGGAGCGTGACCACCTGAACGACATGATCCGCCGTATCATCGATGAGGGCACCGACCCATGGGGCATCGATGTGACTGCGGTCGAGATCAAGGACATCGACCTGCCACACGAGATGCAGCGTGCGATGGCGCGGCAGGCGGAGGCGGAGCGGGAGCGGCGCGCAAAGGTGATTGCCGCCGAAGGTGAGCTGCAGGCGTCCGAAAAGCTGACCGAGGCCGCGCGCGTGCTCCAGCAGCAGCCGGCCGCGCTCCAGCTGCGCTACCTGCAGACGGTCGCGGAGATTGCGACCGAGAACAATTCCACCACGCTCTTCCCGATTCCCATCGATCTGTTCAGGCCGTTCATCGAGCGCGCCGCGGGGGCGGCCGGTTCCGGGAGTGCGGACGCTGCCCGGCAGCCGGCGCTGCCTCTGCCGCGTATCGATGCGGCGTCGTCGTCCGCAGCCGACAAGCGGGCTGAGGCGGAGCGGGCTGAACTGAAGGGACCGGATGAGCCTGCTGCCGGGCCTCGCGGGTAG
- a CDS encoding type IV pilus twitching motility protein PilT — MAQIDQFLRLMVQQKGSDLHLTVGSPPIMRQHGELTRVKFRDLTPADMQALLYEIMSPAQKAEFEQASDIDFAYEVADVARFRVNVFRQRKGMGCVMRTIPSTVLSADELNLPEGVRRFCKLTKGLVLVTGPTGSGKSTTLAAMVDLINETKPDHILTIEDPIEFVHVNKKGLVNQREIGNHTKSFATALRAALREDPDVILVGEMRDLETISLGLTAAETGHLVFGTLHTSSAAKTVDRIINVFPADEQEQVRAMLAETLRGVVAQQLLRKADGSGRVAALEIMVGTPAIGNMIREAKTHQITSMIQTGRKDGMQLMDQAILDYLMKKVVSPEEAYARAHSKAEFLPYLDGGAAPPH; from the coding sequence ATGGCTCAGATCGATCAGTTCCTGCGCCTGATGGTGCAGCAGAAGGGCTCCGACCTGCATCTCACGGTCGGCTCCCCGCCCATCATGCGGCAGCACGGCGAGCTGACACGCGTGAAGTTTCGCGATCTCACCCCCGCCGACATGCAGGCGCTGCTGTACGAGATCATGTCGCCGGCGCAGAAGGCGGAGTTCGAACAGGCGAGCGACATCGACTTCGCGTATGAAGTAGCGGATGTCGCCCGCTTCCGCGTGAACGTGTTCCGTCAGCGCAAGGGCATGGGCTGCGTCATGCGCACCATCCCGAGCACCGTGCTGTCGGCCGATGAGCTGAACCTGCCGGAGGGCGTGCGTCGATTCTGCAAGCTCACGAAAGGCCTCGTGCTCGTGACCGGCCCGACCGGCTCCGGCAAGAGCACGACTCTCGCCGCGATGGTCGATCTCATCAACGAGACCAAGCCGGACCACATCCTCACGATCGAGGATCCCATCGAGTTCGTGCACGTGAACAAGAAGGGCCTGGTCAACCAGCGCGAGATCGGCAATCACACGAAGTCGTTCGCAACCGCTCTCCGCGCCGCGCTGCGCGAGGACCCCGATGTCATCCTGGTCGGTGAGATGCGCGACCTCGAGACGATCTCGCTCGGCCTGACCGCCGCGGAGACGGGGCATCTCGTGTTCGGCACGCTGCACACCAGCTCCGCCGCCAAGACGGTCGACCGCATCATCAACGTGTTCCCCGCCGATGAGCAGGAGCAGGTGCGCGCGATGCTGGCGGAGACGCTCCGGGGAGTGGTCGCGCAGCAGCTGCTGCGCAAGGCGGACGGCTCCGGGCGCGTGGCGGCGCTCGAGATCATGGTCGGCACGCCCGCGATCGGGAACATGATCCGCGAGGCGAAGACGCATCAGATCACCAGCATGATTCAGACGGGCCGCAAGGATGGCATGCAGCTGATGGACCAGGCCATCCTCGACTACCTCATGAAGAAGGTGGTGTCGCCCGAGGAAGCGTACGCACGTGCGCACAGCAAGGCGGAGTTCCTGCCCTATCTGGATGGAGGCGCGGCGCCGCCCCACTGA